A stretch of DNA from Streptomyces venezuelae:
AGCAGCGCGACCACGGCCACCCCCACCACCCCCGGCACCAGCAGCCCCGCCGTCCTCGGCGTGCGGCGCGCGGCAAGCCGTACGCCCGCCCCCAGCCCCGCGCCGATCAGCAGCGCCAGACCCAGCAGGCTGAACAGCACGTACCGGTCCAGGAACAGCGGCTGGACCAGGGAGAGCCCGATCAGCCCCAGCTGCGGGACGGCGAGCAGCGGAAGCCCCACCGCGGTGGCCGACAGCCCCCGGCCGCCCCGGGACCGGCCCGCCCATGCGCCGAGCCCGCCGATCGCCAGCAGCACCGCCGGGCCGATCAGCATGTGCCAGGTCAGCGGCGGGATCCAGGACACCTGCCCGGACTGCCCGCGGCTGAACAGGATCAACGGCAGCGCCCCGCAGCCGGCGCCGGCCGCCGCCACCGCCCAGCGCCCGTACACCCGCCGCCCCGCCCGCACCCACAGCAGGGTGGCCGCGTGCGCGGGCAGGATCAGCAGGGACAGCCAGTTCAGCAGCGCGCACACCAGCACCAGCAGCCCGTACGCCGTCCAGCGCGGCCACCCGCCCGGCCGCTGGAGCAGGGTCACCAGCAGCAGGGTGGACAGCCCGGCCCCCGCCGCGACCAGCGCGTACGGCCGGCCCTCCTGGAGGTGGAACTGCACGGCCGGCAGCAGTCCCAGCGCCAGCCCGCCGCCCAGCCCGGCCCAGAACCCGGCCAGCCGCTGCCCAAGCAGTCCCACACAGGCCGCTGCCACGGCCATGGCGAGCACCGACGGCAGCCGCAGGGTGGCCGTGCCCGCCCCGAACAGCTCGAAGAGTCCGTGCATCAGCAGGTAGTAGAGGCCGTGCACGGCGTCCACCTGGCCCAGCATGTGCCAGATCTCGCCCACCGACCGCCCGGCCACCTGCCAGGTCGCCGCCTCGTCCCGCCACACACTGTCCTGCCGGGACAGCCCCCACAGGCCGAGTGCGACCGTCCACAGGGCCGGCACCACCCACACCGCATGCTGTAGCTGCCGCCGCCGGGGACCGGTTATGTGCGAAGTCATGAACTGTTCGGATCCTCGGCGCAGGGTTGTCGGCGGAAGCCACCAGTCTATGGACGCCGCGGAGGGATTCCGCCCCGGCTGTTGTGCACGGCGGAGCGTGATCGCCCCGGGCCGCCGCCCCTAGCCTCACCGCAAGGCGCACGCGCTGTACGAATCGAGGGGCGGTACCCGGTGAACTGGCTCATTCACGACTACCGCGAGAGCGATCTCGCATCCGTCGTCCACCTGATCGACACCACGGCCGAACTCGGCCAGGAATCCGTCTTCTCCCTGGCCGAGTGCATCACGGCACTCACCGACCGGCAGCCCGCCGTGGTCGCCGTCCACCAGGGCGTCCCGATCGGCGCGGCCCTCGCCACCGTCTCGGGGGAGCGGGCCTGGGTGATGCGGATCGCCATCGCCTCCGGGTGGCGCGGGCGCGGTCTCGCCAGCGCCCTGCTGGTCGAGCTGGAGCGGCGGCTGATCGCCGCCCGTGTCGGCCGGATCTCGTACGTGCTCCCGGAAGAGGACCTGCTCGGCGAGGGCCTGCTGAACGCGGGCTACACCCGGCAGCCCGCCGTCGCCTACTTCGAGAAGACCGAACCGCTGCACGGACCCGCGGCCGGGCTCCTCGACGACCTCGGCGGCCGGTTCCTCGCCAACGACCTGTGGGACAAGGTCGCGGGCATGGAGACCGAGAAGGACCTCATCGAGCGGCGCGTGGTGCTGCCGCTCGCCGAGCCCGAGCGGGCGGCACAGCACGGGGTCCGGCCGCCGCGGGCCATCACCCTCTTCGGGCCGCCCGGCACCGGCAAGACCACCTTCGCCCGCGCCATCGCCTCCCGGCTGGGCTGGCCCTTCGTCGAACTGCTGCCGTCCCGGCTCGCCGACGAGGGCAACCTGGCGGCGGCGCTGCGCTCCGCCTTCTCGCGGATCGCGGAACTGGAGCGGGTCCTGGTCTTCATCGACGAGGTGGAGGAGATCGCCCCGGTGCGGACGGAGCCGGCGCAGCCGGGCGGAATCCACGGGGTGACGAACGAGCTGCTCAAGCTGATACCCGGATTCCGGGAGGGGGATGAGCGGCTGCTGGTGTGCGCCACCAACTCGATCCGCTCGCTGGACCCGGCGTTCCTGCGGCCCGGCCGGTTCGACTACCTGATCCCGATCGGTACGCCGGATGCGGGGGCGCGGGCCGCGATCTGGTCCCGCTACACGGCGGGGCGTACGGATGTGGACGTTGCGGCGCTGGTCGGGGCAAGCGAGCTGTTCACCCCGGCGGACATCGAGCACGCGGCACGGATCGCGGCACAGGTGTCGTTCGAGCGGGACCTGGAGTCGGTGGGGGCGCGGGCGGCGGTGGCGGTTCCGCCGGGCGCGAGCACGGAGGACTACCTGGCGGCGGTGGCCCAGTGCCGGCCGACGGTCACCCCGGCGATGACGGGCGAGTTCGCGGCGGACATCACGGCGCACGCCCGGGTCTGAGGCCTCCTGCCCGCGGCACGGATGATCAGTCCACGGAGCAGTCCACGGAGCAGTCCACGGATCAGTCCACGTACGATTCGAGGGTGCCGCGGCGCCGCACGTCGAGGGTGGCGCAGTGGAACGAGCCCGCGAACGGCGCGTAGTGCAGCAGGTCGCACGGGATCGGCTCGAACCCCCAGCCTTCGAGCGCGCGCAGCATGCCGGTGTGGTGCCGCTCCGCGATCACCCGTTTTTCGTCGATCACCAGAACGTTCATGCTGAGCCATTTGCCGCACATCGAGGTGACTTTCAGCAGGTGCTCGTGGATCGGGTCGGGCTCGGGCGCGACCAGGATGTCCCAGGAACCGATGGCCTCGGGAAGCCGGTCGACGTCGATGTATTCGGGATTGACGAGCACCCTGCCCGGCCCGAGCGGGACGAAGGTGGTGTCGATGTGCATGGGCGTGCGGCAGCGGCTCTCGATCTCGTGGATGCGGTAGC
This window harbors:
- a CDS encoding glycosyltransferase family 39 protein, giving the protein MTSHITGPRRRQLQHAVWVVPALWTVALGLWGLSRQDSVWRDEAATWQVAGRSVGEIWHMLGQVDAVHGLYYLLMHGLFELFGAGTATLRLPSVLAMAVAAACVGLLGQRLAGFWAGLGGGLALGLLPAVQFHLQEGRPYALVAAGAGLSTLLLVTLLQRPGGWPRWTAYGLLVLVCALLNWLSLLILPAHAATLLWVRAGRRVYGRWAVAAAGAGCGALPLILFSRGQSGQVSWIPPLTWHMLIGPAVLLAIGGLGAWAGRSRGGRGLSATAVGLPLLAVPQLGLIGLSLVQPLFLDRYVLFSLLGLALLIGAGLGAGVRLAARRTPRTAGLLVPGVVGVAVVALLPVELGKRAPESRVDDVLAVSAEVARLKEGGDAVLFIPAARRDTALVSPGAFSGLADIALAESPQASGTLKGEEADPARIREALLGQRRVLLVTDAARVAKPASAERDRVKLAVLRERFTAVADEQVRGRRVTVYERRP
- a CDS encoding ATP-binding protein, which encodes MNWLIHDYRESDLASVVHLIDTTAELGQESVFSLAECITALTDRQPAVVAVHQGVPIGAALATVSGERAWVMRIAIASGWRGRGLASALLVELERRLIAARVGRISYVLPEEDLLGEGLLNAGYTRQPAVAYFEKTEPLHGPAAGLLDDLGGRFLANDLWDKVAGMETEKDLIERRVVLPLAEPERAAQHGVRPPRAITLFGPPGTGKTTFARAIASRLGWPFVELLPSRLADEGNLAAALRSAFSRIAELERVLVFIDEVEEIAPVRTEPAQPGGIHGVTNELLKLIPGFREGDERLLVCATNSIRSLDPAFLRPGRFDYLIPIGTPDAGARAAIWSRYTAGRTDVDVAALVGASELFTPADIEHAARIAAQVSFERDLESVGARAAVAVPPGASTEDYLAAVAQCRPTVTPAMTGEFAADITAHARV